In Emys orbicularis isolate rEmyOrb1 chromosome 12, rEmyOrb1.hap1, whole genome shotgun sequence, one genomic interval encodes:
- the LOC135886799 gene encoding uncharacterized protein LOC135886799, producing the protein MAGIAPRAHSPGTDVFATPHGFFVVRSDVGCFLQAPECHSPEAVEIRDLHPACRGGEHYVSDDTGSSVCILRGHAFHRTTDLSAAPSPDALPLHPTCRGGDHYASWGSRFSVIFLARGVVLSVADLTTGAEAEETTLEPASRHGLYYYAPDATHLAFLGVDEQRGLYSQLFSSLGHQEVLPVHTDVASFLPGGLSLVHRGTFGAWECIKLIQNETDGPLPGSHEITRKVGRVEEKLANWTFSTAGSPAPADLSVALLQAQFSLPPVYGGLGLRTEQEEWEAVAEEGEELRVILQPRQKLYWWQYHLGLGHRPILFCRCLKVTRSPASPDNLPLPWSDSGDTGV; encoded by the coding sequence atggCCGGGATCGCCCCACGGGCACATTCCCCTGGCACCGATGTCTTCGCCACCCCTCACGGCTTCTTCGTCGTCCGCTCCGACGTGGGCTGCTTCCTTCAGGCGCCCGAGTGCCACTCCCCTGAGGCCGTGGAGATCCGGGACCTGCACCCTGCCTGCCGGGGCGGGGAACACTATGTGAGCGACGACACCGGCTCCTCCGTCTGCATCCTCCGGGGGCACGCGTTCCACCGAACCACGGAcctgagcgccgcccccagcccggacgccctccccctgcaccccacgtGCCGCGGCGGAGACCACTATGCCTCGTGGGGCAGCCGCTTCTCCGTCATCTTCCTGGCCCGCGGCGTGGTTCTGTCTGTGGCTGACCTGACCacgggggctgaagcagaagagaCGACCCTGGAGCCCGCGTCCCGCCATGGACTCTACTACTATGCCCCTGATGCAACCCACCTGGCTTTCCTGGGTGTGGACGAGCAGCGGGGGCTATACAGCCAGCTCTTCTCTAGCTTAGGCCACCAGGAGGTCCTCCCCGTCCACACGGACGTGGCCAGCTTCCTCCCTGGCGGCCTGTCCCTGGTCCACAGGGGCACCTTCGGGGCATGGGAATGCATCAAGCTGATCCAGAACGAGACGGACGGGCCGCTCCCCGGCAGCCACGAGATAACCCGGAAGGTGGGACGCGTGGAAGAGAAATTGGCCAACTGGACCTTCTCCACGGCCGGTTCCCCGGCACCTGCAGACCTGTCTGTGGCCTTGCTCCAGGCCCAGTTCTCCCTGCCCCCCGTGTATGGCGGGCTGGGGCTCAGGACGGAGCAGGAGGAGTGGGAGGCTGTGGCcgaagagggagaggagctgcGGGTCATTCTTCAGCCTCGGCAGAAGCTCTACTGGTGGCAGTATCACCTGGGCTTGGGGCACCGGCCTATACTCTTCTGCCGCTGCCTCAAGGTGACCCGTAGCCCCGCGTCACCTGACAACCTCCCACTGCCCTGGTCGGACTCAGGGGACACTGGCGTCTga